In the Granulosicoccus antarcticus IMCC3135 genome, GCTGCCCTGCACAAGGTCAATCGGGCCTACTGATGCCAGACCCGCGGCCAGCGGCTTTCCATTAGGCACTTCCTGCTTGAGTAATTTGCCAATGCGTATCAGCGATTTCATGACAGCAGCAGGTGTCGGTGGTCTGGGCAGGTCTTCAACGATATCGAAGATGATATTGCCTTTCAGATCGACTACAGCGCCACGAATTCTTTCATGACTGAAGTGAAGTCCCAGTGTGTAGGCTGAGTTGGCAGCCACCCCCATTTCTATGGCGGGTTGACCTCTAGAACTGGTTCGGCGACCCAGTTCGATGACATAGCCCAACTCAAGTAATTCAGCGACGATATAGGAAATCGAGGCGGTGGTCAGACCCACATGCTGTGCAATTTCTGACCGGGATACAGGCTCGAACAGATGTATGACTTCGAATACACGTGCACGATTGAAGTCTCGCGAATTAGACATGGGACGTACCGAATAAGACTGTCCTTCTGCCTCGCGACGCGCTCATTTAATTAAATTAAATTGTTTAACTTAATAGGAATATAGAACGCCTGTCATTGCTGTGTCAACCAAAATCCACGAATCAACGGACTTCGGTTGACACCACAACTGTCCATTCAGCCCGGGCGCACCACTGCCGATCGCCCAAGCCTGGCCACTGGTGACTCATTGATTGGCAGATGCAACAGCGCTGCAATCAGGCCCAGGACGATGCCGGCAACCCACATGCTGTCGTAGCTACCGCTGCTGTCATAAAGCCTGCCCCCAAGCCATACGCCCAGGAAACTACCAATCTGGTGGCTCAGAAAGACGATGCCGAACAAGGTCCCCATATAGCGTGTGCCAAAGACCTGAGCCACGATACCCGTGGTCAGCGGCACCGTTGAGAGCCACAACAACCCCATGACAGCGGCAAATCCCAGCACCACCAAGGGTGTTTTGGGAAGTAGCAACAAGGCGGTGATAGCGACGGCTCGGGCCGTGTAGATAAAGCTCAGGGACATTCTCATGCTGTAGCGTTGCCCTGCAACACCCGACAACAAGGATCCGGCAATATTGAAAAGCCCTATCAAGGCCAGACTGTAAGCACCAATGTTCGGATTCAACCCGATGTCTCGAACATAGGCCGGGAAGTGAACCGTGATGAAGGCGACATGGAAACCGCAGACAAAAAAGCCCAGTGTCAGCAAAATGAATCCGCGGTGTGTGAGTGCTTCGTTCAGCGCAGCTCGCAGGCTCTGCTCCTCCTCAAGCTGATTGCCAGAGCTGCCGTGCGGTAGCATCCAGGCCAGCGGTATCAGCACCAGCGCGCAGCCGGATAGAATAATCAGAGCCTGTTGCCAACCGAAACTACTGATAAAGCCTTGACCGATAGGCGAAAACAGCACTTGCCCCAGAGAACCAGCGGCCGTCCCGATGCCCAGTACAAATGAGCGTTTTTCCGGCCCGACGACTCTGACCATGGCAGCCATTGCCAGCGTAAATGCGGAGAAGGCAATACCCAGACCGGACAACACACCTCCGAACAAGTAAAGCAAG is a window encoding:
- a CDS encoding MFS transporter, with protein sequence MSTLKSQWRTPVIVIVAGCLISVIGFGIRSSFGLFLEPMTVTRGWSRETFGLALALQNLFWGLGLPIAGILADKWGSSRIIMAGAITYFIGVYGMAFADSHALLYLFGGVLSGLGIAFSAFTLAMAAMVRVVGPEKRSFVLGIGTAAGSLGQVLFSPIGQGFISSFGWQQALIILSGCALVLIPLAWMLPHGSSGNQLEEEQSLRAALNEALTHRGFILLTLGFFVCGFHVAFITVHFPAYVRDIGLNPNIGAYSLALIGLFNIAGSLLSGVAGQRYSMRMSLSFIYTARAVAITALLLLPKTPLVVLGFAAVMGLLWLSTVPLTTGIVAQVFGTRYMGTLFGIVFLSHQIGSFLGVWLGGRLYDSSGSYDSMWVAGIVLGLIAALLHLPINESPVARLGRSAVVRPG